One window from the genome of Cryptomeria japonica chromosome 6, Sugi_1.0, whole genome shotgun sequence encodes:
- the LOC131052881 gene encoding uncharacterized protein LOC131052881 has protein sequence MGMCLSRKRDKNPQIGLNEFQGGNDSQRFLNMFKSRSRLKCNAKDSFSDIKSVNECNGKSERQKESVSQLQGECSLYRSSVVEEGAAFGSPISISREGISTEAFSDCSADLFELDLSEDHILGRVSDDVFSVSLSDLLKLESLDLSDKL, from the exons ATGGGTATGTGCTTGTCCAGAAAAAGAGACAAGAACCCACAAATTGGTTTGAACGAATTTCAAGGAGGAAATGATAGTCAAAGATTTCTGAACATGTTTAAGTCTAGATCAAGGCTAAAATGTAACGCCAAAGACAGTTTCAGTGACATAAAATCTGTTAATGAATGCAATGGGAAGAGTGAGAGGCAGAAAGAATCTGTGAGCCAACTGCAAG GTGAGTGTAGTCTGTATAGGTCATCAGTGGTGGAGGAGGGTGCAGCGTTTGGTTCTCCAATTTCAATTAGTAGAGAAGGAATTTCTACAGAGGCATTCAGTGATTGCAGCGCTGATTTATTTGAATTAGATCTGTCTGAGGATCATATCTTAGGGCGCGTATCAGATGATGTATTCAGTGTCTCACTTTCAGATCTTTTGAAATTAGAGTCTCTTGATCTTTCAGACAAGTTGTAG